TGTGTTGTGATCTAGGATGAAGTTGGGAAGACAACTAAAACCAGTATAAGGACAATGttaaataattccttttttctttaattttgccATATTCCTGTATTGAATAACTGCTATCTTACTGAGAACTTTTCCTCATACCACTGAGGAATCCACTAAGAGCACTAAAGAAACTTTATCCTTCCCAGTAGAAGTTTGGCATGGGAGAGTTGCCACTTCATTGCTATGGCGCCTTTCAAAATCCAATTTAAAGTTTTTCCATTGTATAGATTTATAAATCCTGCATTGTTGCAATGGTGTGTTTTGCAAGTGAAGTTAGAGCACTTAGTACACTCCACCTGTTTTACAGTAGCAACTTTTGCAATTCATGTTTTTGCATGACCTCTAGATGAATCAAGGGTTCACTCCTGAGCCATACATAAAGGCAGAACAAATTCCCTGTATCACATCCTTGCTGTGCTTGCTTGGTGCCTTTGTGCAGTACGATTCCATTGTTGGTAGTCTCAAAACAATCACTTTGCTGTAAACTTACATTTTGGTATGTGAGTGCTTTGTGGATAGCTGTATCTCTTCTTTCTAAATGCGTATAATTGCTTAGGTTGACTTGGAGCCCATATGCCAGCTCTTACGTATATTCCATGTAATATACATCGGTTTCCTGCCATAATATTGATTCTATATGTGTCTGTGGTATTCCTGACAGGTTAGCACCATGTGCATGAAATCTCATTAGTTTTGCAGGTTTACTAGTGGCTAGTCTTTTGTAATGACTTTGGGACAAAGCAGATACCACTATTGGTCTTTGATCTAATTTTGCCATATCTTTCTTCACAGCTTCCCGTTATGGGAGGAGCCTTTATGGACTCACCCAATGAGGACTTTAGTACAGAGTACTCCCTGTTTAACTCATCAGCCAACGTCCATGCGGCTTCTTCCACACAGAATCCACCAGAAGAGACACCCCGTTCTTCAAATGATGCCATATTGTTATGGATTGCAATAATAGCAACAATTGGAAATATTGTGGTTGTGGGAGTGGTGTATGCCTTCACCTTCTAAGATGACTGTCACTCCAAACACTGGAAGAGAGGATAACTGCAACAGTATTTGtcatgtgtatgtatgtatgtgtgtatatatacatgtatatctatataaatacatataggTAGGCACTTTGTTAATTAAGTGCTGCCACAATcatggaaatgaaatgcaagttAATCATCTTGAATATTGATGGCAGAAAGTTTGGATGCAATTGCAAATTGTATGGAGGTGAGAGCTTTAACTGAGAACAGAGCCAATACCAGTTTTGtacagaaatgtaataaaagAGAGACCAGTGTGGGTAtagcaaatacaaaaagaaagtgaGATTTATATAGAAAGTGCTTATTTTCTACCGTTTAGATTTTTCTAGCAGCTCTTCTGGGTTTTGTCAGcttatttgtgcattttttacTGTGGTATAATGTTGTATGAAATTGTTCTATGTCATATTTGCTGGACAACTTAGTTTTTCAGATGGAGTAAATGGTCAGCATTGGCTCAGTTCTGATAAGTGCAAGTTCATCATGTGTGAGTCTTCAGCACGTGCATACGCTACTAGGCTGTGTTTAAAATCATGAGTCTTAAAGCTATGACAGGCAGATGCATGCTAACACTTGCCTTCCAGTATCAGTTACTGGACCTGATAATCTATGAATTGATGCTAAACCTGTCTGCTGTTTGCAGGAGGAGGCACAGCTATTGCAAGGTGTGGCTGGTCTGCAGACCCTCTGCACTCCAGAGGAGGAAG
The Pelecanus crispus isolate bPelCri1 chromosome 6, bPelCri1.pri, whole genome shotgun sequence DNA segment above includes these coding regions:
- the C6H14orf132 gene encoding uncharacterized protein C14orf132 homolog, whose translation is MWELKDKVLKETDLPVRRVLAMWLVFCNDFGTKQIPLLVFDLILPYLSSQLPVMGGAFMDSPNEDFSTEYSLFNSSANVHAASSTQNPPEETPRSSNDAILLWIAIIATIGNIVVVGVVYAFTF